In Candidatus Nitrosarchaeum limnium SFB1, the following proteins share a genomic window:
- a CDS encoding Rhodanese-related sulfurtransferase gives MLVSIDWLKEHQSDNDIVILDTRPKTMFLYGHITKSQSLTLDQVIAFDQYGSNLVLDEKKISELFGSLGIDDSKTVLLIGESMDPSVARIAWTFLYFGHEKTFLLDTNVMALQKHGFELTKKTFTPTLTTFTPKVNSKIRINSDSLKENLDDFVILDARTPQEFMGGHLPNSKLIPFTEGISYDTIFQDKSFLQNLFSDNQIPKESQIVCYCMHGHRASSLFLQLVIAGYENVKLYDGSFVDWYGRRLPLE, from the coding sequence ATGTTAGTTTCAATAGATTGGCTAAAAGAGCATCAATCCGATAATGATATTGTAATTCTAGATACACGCCCAAAAACAATGTTTCTGTATGGACATATTACAAAATCTCAATCATTAACACTTGATCAAGTTATAGCGTTTGATCAATATGGATCAAATCTAGTTTTAGACGAAAAAAAAATCTCTGAGTTATTTGGCTCACTTGGAATTGATGATTCTAAAACTGTACTTCTAATTGGAGAATCAATGGATCCTTCTGTTGCAAGAATTGCCTGGACTTTTTTGTATTTTGGTCATGAAAAAACATTTCTCCTGGATACAAATGTTATGGCATTACAAAAACATGGATTTGAATTAACAAAAAAAACATTTACTCCAACTCTTACAACATTTACTCCAAAAGTAAATTCTAAAATTAGAATAAATTCAGATTCACTCAAAGAAAATTTAGATGATTTTGTAATATTGGATGCTCGAACTCCCCAAGAATTTATGGGAGGTCACTTACCAAATTCAAAATTAATTCCATTCACTGAAGGAATATCATATGACACGATATTTCAGGACAAATCTTTTTTACAAAATCTTTTTTCTGATAATCAAATACCAAAAGAAAGTCAAATTGTTTGTTATTGTATGCATGGACATAGAGCATCTAGTCTTTTTCTACAGCTTGTAATTGCTGGATATGAAAATGTTAAACTCTATGATGGCTCATTCGTTGACTGGTATGGAAGGCGATTGCCCCTTGAGTAA
- a CDS encoding ERCC4 domain-containing protein codes for MKTLPIGDYIVAPETVVERKSIRDLMSSVFDGRLFDQCSRLKEHFEFPIVLMEGNVDEIEEITENPMIFYGALSTVVIDFKIPIIPTPSAIHTAKLLVSLCSRNESPKGPYLKKIKKSNDLEKQQLSSLCSLPGIGEKFAVRMLQKFGTPLKVFTATTSELAKVEGLGDARAKKIKHVLESQSKHLKESNQKTLHDS; via the coding sequence ATGAAGACATTGCCTATTGGCGATTATATTGTAGCTCCAGAAACCGTAGTGGAACGCAAAAGTATTCGTGACTTGATGTCATCTGTTTTTGATGGGAGGCTCTTTGATCAGTGTTCCAGATTAAAGGAGCATTTTGAATTCCCAATTGTATTAATGGAAGGAAATGTAGATGAGATTGAGGAAATTACGGAAAACCCCATGATCTTCTACGGTGCCTTATCTACAGTAGTAATTGATTTTAAAATTCCCATCATTCCTACACCCAGTGCAATTCATACTGCTAAACTACTAGTTTCACTTTGTTCTAGAAATGAGTCTCCAAAGGGACCATATCTGAAAAAAATAAAAAAATCAAATGATTTAGAAAAACAACAATTGTCTTCTCTTTGTAGTCTGCCTGGCATTGGAGAAAAATTTGCTGTTCGAATGCTGCAAAAATTTGGCACTCCACTCAAAGTCTTTACCGCAACAACTAGTGAGCTTGCAAAAGTTGAAGGACTTGGAGATGCAAGAGCCAAAAAAATAAAACATGTGCTTGAATCTCAAAGTAAACACCTCAAAGAATCAAATCAAAAAACTTTACATGATTCGTGA
- a CDS encoding hypothetical protein (hypothetical protein Nmar_0434), with protein sequence MVKQKTLKGLGARYGIKHRKLYSKIHFQLKEKRTCPECGSQQFNRDAVGIWSCKKCSFKVAGTAYDVKL encoded by the coding sequence ATGGTCAAACAAAAAACATTGAAAGGATTGGGTGCTAGATACGGCATCAAACATAGAAAACTATATTCTAAAATCCATTTTCAACTAAAAGAAAAAAGAACTTGTCCTGAATGTGGCTCTCAGCAATTTAATCGAGATGCAGTTGGTATTTGGTCTTGTAAAAAATGTAGTTTCAAAGTTGCCGGAACAGCATACGATGTCAAACTTTAA
- a CDS encoding hypothetical protein (hypothetical protein Nmar_0435): MQLVFGLVKNVVSKLPEQHTMSNFNAKIIIDAKEKTKAIFQSINTDNEFYPENPTKTRMSMDDKITITIESEYIPHLRANLNSTLRLIQASYDSIESVKI; the protein is encoded by the coding sequence ATGCAGTTGGTATTTGGTCTTGTAAAAAATGTAGTTTCAAAGTTGCCGGAACAGCATACGATGTCAAACTTTAATGCAAAAATCATAATTGACGCAAAAGAGAAAACAAAAGCAATTTTTCAATCTATCAACACTGACAATGAATTTTATCCCGAAAACCCAACAAAGACACGAATGTCCATGGATGACAAAATTACTATCACAATAGAATCAGAATACATTCCTCACTTAAGAGCAAACCTAAATTCAACACTACGATTAATCCAAGCAAGTTACGATTCAATTGAATCGGTAAAGATATAA
- a CDS encoding prefoldin, beta subunit, translating to MSSDQMPPWLQEQLMKMQQSQQNLQSIMTQKQHLEMERLETDKALEELKKAADDDTVYKHAGSILIKSTKSELIADLEERKEMAKTRLTVLEKQESRIKESLKEQEAKITEMMRSPPSGGAQMSRPPPSSGSQIPKPSTDDNPRK from the coding sequence ATGTCTTCTGACCAAATGCCTCCATGGCTTCAAGAACAATTAATGAAAATGCAACAGTCCCAACAAAATCTTCAATCCATAATGACACAAAAACAACATCTTGAGATGGAACGATTAGAAACTGATAAGGCATTAGAGGAATTAAAAAAAGCGGCAGATGATGATACTGTTTACAAACATGCTGGTTCAATTTTGATAAAATCTACTAAATCTGAACTTATTGCAGATTTAGAAGAACGAAAAGAGATGGCAAAAACACGTTTAACCGTTTTGGAAAAACAAGAATCTAGAATTAAAGAGTCATTAAAAGAGCAAGAAGCAAAGATTACTGAAATGATGAGATCTCCGCCTTCTGGAGGTGCTCAAATGTCCAGACCTCCCCCATCTAGTGGGTCTCAAATACCAAAGCCTTCAACTGATGATAATCCTAGAAAATAA